In Mucilaginibacter celer, one DNA window encodes the following:
- a CDS encoding adenylate kinase: MLNLVLFGPPGAGKGTQSKKLIDKYDLIHLSTGDLLRSEIAQGTELGLEAKKLMDDGKLVPDAVVIGMISNKLDANKDAKGFIFDGFPRTVAQAEALDELLVSKQSSISGMIALEVGDDELERRLLERGKESGRADDANPEVIRKRIHEYNDKTAPVAGFYKNQDKFTSINGVGSVDEIFAAIVEVIESY, encoded by the coding sequence ATGCTAAATCTGGTTTTGTTTGGTCCCCCCGGAGCCGGGAAGGGTACTCAGTCTAAGAAACTTATTGACAAATACGATTTAATCCACCTTTCAACAGGAGATTTACTTCGCAGCGAAATTGCACAGGGTACAGAATTGGGTTTGGAGGCCAAAAAATTAATGGACGACGGAAAACTTGTTCCGGATGCCGTAGTTATTGGCATGATCAGCAATAAGCTTGATGCTAACAAAGATGCCAAAGGCTTTATTTTTGATGGCTTTCCGCGCACGGTGGCGCAGGCCGAAGCTTTGGATGAGTTATTGGTATCAAAACAATCGTCAATTTCGGGCATGATAGCGCTCGAAGTTGGTGATGATGAGTTGGAGCGCCGTTTATTGGAGCGTGGTAAAGAATCGGGCAGGGCGGATGATGCCAACCCTGAGGTGATCCGCAAGCGCATTCACGAATACAATGATAAAACTGCCCCGGTGGCAGGTTTCTATAAAAATCAGGATAAGTTTACAAGCATTAATGGCGTAGGCTCGGTTGATGAGATCTTTGCCGCCATTGTTGAAGTGATCGAATCGTATTAA
- a CDS encoding redoxin domain-containing protein, protein MALQPGQPAPQFILISSDLKSVSLADFKGRKVVIHFFPLAFTGVCTTQLCTMRDSFGYYDGLNATILGISVDSPFTLAKFKAENNYQFDLLSDFNKEVSAAYGAIYEQFVMGLKGVAKRAAFVIDEQQQIIYAEVLEDAGKLPNFDAIAEIVK, encoded by the coding sequence ATGGCATTACAACCTGGCCAACCGGCCCCTCAATTTATCCTGATCTCGTCTGATTTAAAAAGTGTTTCATTAGCCGATTTTAAAGGCCGCAAAGTAGTGATCCATTTTTTTCCATTGGCATTCACCGGCGTTTGTACCACGCAGCTTTGCACCATGCGCGATAGCTTTGGCTATTACGATGGTTTAAATGCCACCATTTTGGGCATCTCTGTCGATTCACCTTTTACCCTTGCTAAGTTCAAGGCCGAGAATAATTACCAGTTCGATCTGCTGTCTGATTTCAATAAAGAGGTATCAGCTGCCTACGGTGCCATCTATGAGCAGTTTGTGATGGGCTTAAAAGGTGTTGCCAAGCGTGCGGCATTTGTAATTGATGAGCAACAGCAAATTATTTATGCTGAGGTACTTGAGGATGCAGGCAAGCTACCCAACTTTGATGCGATAGCAGAAATTGTAAAATAA
- the obgE gene encoding GTPase ObgE has product MSQGSNFVDYVKICCRSGHGGAGSAHLHRDILTSKGGPDGGDGGRGGHVIVKGNAQLWTMLHLKYRKHVIAGDGDSGGSSLRTGKTGRDEILEVPLGTIVKNAETGEVLFEITQDGETKILTPGGRGGLGNWHFKTSTLQTPRFAQPGEDGREDWNILELKVLADVGLVGFPNAGKSTLLSVVSAAKPEIADYAFTTLVPNLGIVSYRGGRSFVMADIPGIIEGASQGRGLGLRFLRHIERNSVLLFMVPADTSRSIKEEYAILLNELEEYNPELMHKPRVLAVTKTDMLDEELQDEMKKELPEGIPAVFISSVAQKNIDQLKDLLWKEINASVV; this is encoded by the coding sequence ATGTCGCAGGGTTCCAATTTTGTTGATTATGTGAAAATCTGTTGCCGCTCGGGCCACGGAGGTGCGGGTTCGGCTCATTTGCATCGTGATATATTAACATCTAAAGGAGGGCCCGACGGCGGTGACGGCGGCAGGGGAGGCCATGTTATTGTAAAAGGTAACGCCCAACTCTGGACTATGCTGCACCTTAAATACCGCAAACACGTTATTGCCGGCGATGGCGACTCGGGCGGTAGTTCATTGCGCACGGGCAAAACCGGTCGCGACGAAATATTGGAGGTACCCCTCGGTACTATCGTAAAAAATGCCGAAACCGGTGAGGTGCTTTTTGAAATAACCCAGGATGGCGAAACAAAGATCCTTACTCCCGGTGGCCGCGGTGGCCTGGGTAACTGGCATTTTAAAACATCAACCCTGCAAACCCCCCGCTTCGCCCAACCCGGCGAAGATGGCCGGGAAGACTGGAATATCCTCGAACTGAAAGTATTAGCTGATGTTGGCCTGGTAGGTTTCCCCAACGCGGGCAAATCAACCCTGCTATCGGTAGTATCTGCCGCTAAACCGGAGATTGCCGATTATGCTTTTACAACTTTGGTGCCTAACCTGGGTATTGTATCATATCGGGGTGGCAGGTCGTTTGTAATGGCCGATATTCCGGGTATCATTGAAGGTGCATCGCAGGGAAGAGGTTTAGGCCTGCGCTTTTTAAGGCATATCGAGCGTAACTCGGTATTGCTGTTTATGGTACCTGCCGATACTTCGCGTAGTATAAAAGAAGAATATGCTATCTTGCTCAATGAGCTGGAAGAGTACAATCCCGAGCTGATGCACAAACCCCGTGTACTGGCCGTTACCAAAACCGATATGCTGGATGAAGAGCTACAGGACGAAATGAAAAAGGAACTCCCTGAAGGAATTCCTGCTGTATTTATATCATCAGTAGCCCAGAAAAATATTGATCAGCTAAAAGATCTGCTTTGGAAGGAGATTAACGCGAGCGTAGTTTAA